A stretch of DNA from Ignavibacteria bacterium:
ACAGTGTATTTCTTCGGTTCGTGTTTCATTATTCGTCGAGATAAGGGGTGGTGAATATTTTTGCTAATTTTAAGAGTTGGGACGTGTACTCAATTCCTTCCGCTTTCGACGCGGGAAGATTGATAAGAATTTGCGGCTTATTTCCTTTGAGTCCGACTCCGGTGGAAATTCCTCGTTCAACATATTCAGGAACTCCCGTAAAGGTCAATGCGTGATGTGTTTGCGAAACTGTAATGATGGATGCAAGTTCTACGGTGCGCAACGGACAAATGTATAATACATCAATACTCTCGCTTTCAACAGTTTGCAACAAGTTTGATTTCTCTGAAAAATCAATGGGAACGTAGCGAAATAAGATGCCGGAAATTTTTCCTTCGGAAATATTTTCGAGCAAAGAACAAAATTGTTCTTTCACAACAAGCGAATTGCGAAACGTATTTTGATAGACAACGCCTATCACCATTTCCTTTCCCGCACGCTCATGAAATTTTCTATCGAACGAAACTATTTTCGTGAAGAGCGAAACTTGTAACTCGACAGGAACGGCAATATCTTGCGACGAAAGATCGTTTGAACACACAACCAACGCAGCAATGAAGAACAACAGTATTCGTTTCAAATAAATGGAATTCATTTTTCACTCGAAATTATAACTGGAATTCTACAACGAATGTAAAATTTCTTCCGTCTTGAAAAATGCTTTTCTGCGTATGTTCATAGCCGCCGGGGTTTGCGTAGCGGACATCAAATACATTTCGTACCAGAAGCGAAAGTTTCAAATGTTCCGACCATTGCTGCGTTGCAATATTGATGTTCGTGAGCAGATACGGTTTTGTTTTCGTATCGAACACGGTTAAACGATTTGTTTCGTAATACAATTCGACTGCGCCAACAACGTTGAAAGGAAACAACAATGAAACGCCCGATTTTGCAATATGCTGCGGCGAATTAGTCAAACGTTTGTGTGTATTTTTGTCGTCGTTGTGCTGAAAACTATAACTGGAATACGAACGCAATCCATTGTTCAAGCGTGCGTTGATTTCGATTTCCCATCCCAGCGCTTCCGTTTCATCTACATTCTGAAATTGCTTTGTGGAATCGCTATTCATTTTTGTATCAATCAAATTTTTCACGCGATATTCATAGAGCGAACCAACAATGAATACTTCGTTGCTGAAACGATGTTCGAGCACCAATTCTTCCGTGCGGATTTTTTCCGGCTGTAAATTCACACTGCGAATATGCTGCGACGTAGAATCTTCGTACATAATTTCATACGGATTGGGTGCGCGAAATGCTTCTCCGTATAAAAATTTTATCGTAGAATTTTTCCATGGATGATACACAATTGCTCCGCGGAGATTGGTCGAACTTCC
This window harbors:
- a CDS encoding DUF4154 domain-containing protein, producing the protein MNSIYLKRILLFFIAALVVCSNDLSSQDIAVPVELQVSLFTKIVSFDRKFHERAGKEMVIGVVYQNTFRNSLVVKEQFCSLLENISEGKISGILFRYVPIDFSEKSNLLQTVESESIDVLYICPLRTVELASIITVSQTHHALTFTGVPEYVERGISTGVGLKGNKPQILINLPASKAEGIEYTSQLLKLAKIFTTPYLDE